The following are encoded together in the Chaetodon trifascialis isolate fChaTrf1 chromosome 3, fChaTrf1.hap1, whole genome shotgun sequence genome:
- the rdh5 gene encoding retinol dehydrogenase 5 translates to MDTQFVYDLLGENAWLYLGVTFVVLWIIMWLYRDSLEIEDITDKYVFVTGCDSGFGNLLCKKLDRKGFRVLAGCLTEKGADDLKRVAGPYLKTVLLDVTNQDSIQKAMEWAKKEVGDKGLWGIVNNAGRSLPMGPSEWMKVEDFHSTLKVNMNGVIGMTMTFLPLIKKARGRIVNVASVLGRVAANGGGYCISKFAVESFSDCLRRDINYFGIKVCIIEPGFFKTAVTSLDPLERELHRLWNQLSPEVQASYGDKYLDKYIKVQRLIMNAVCDADLTKVTSCMEHALTAAHPRTRYSAGWDAKLIWIPLSYMPSCVVDIGLKLVLPRPSKSV, encoded by the exons ATGGATACGCAGTTTGTCTACGACCTTTTAGG gGAAAATGCTTGGCTGTACCTCGGTGTTACCTTTGTGGTGCTGTGGATTATTATGTGGCTGTACAGAGACAGCCTGGAGATTGAGGACATCACCGACAAATATGTCTTTGTGACCGGCTGCGACTCAGGGTTTGGAAACCTGCTGTGTAAGAAGCTTGATCGTAAAGGTTTCCGTGTGCTGGCCGGCTGTCTCACAGAAAAGGGAGCCGATGACCTGAAGAGGGTGGCGGGGCCTTATTTGAAGACTGTGCTGCTGGATGTGACCAATCAGGACAGCATCCAGAAAGCCATGGAGTGGGCCAAGAAGGAGGTTGGCGATAAGG GACTGTGGGGTATTGTGAACAATGCGGGACGCTCGTTACCCATGGGCCCGTCAGAGTGGATGAAAGTGGAGGATTTCCACAGCACGCTCAAAGTCAACATGAACGGAGTGATCGGCATGACGATGACCTTCCTGCCGCTCATCAAAAAGGCTCGCGGCCGCATTGTGAACGTAGCATCAGTGCTGGGCAGGGTGGCTGCAAACGGTGGAGGATACTGCATCTCCAAGTTTGCAGTGGAGTCTTTCTCTGACTGCCTCAG GAGAGATATAAACTACTTTGGAATCAAAGTGTGCATCATTGAGCCGGGGTTTTTCAAGACTGCAGTGACGAGCCTCGATCCCCTCGAGAGGGAGCTGCATCGCCTGTGGAACCAGCTCAGCCCCGAGGTACAAGCCAGCTATGGAGACAAGTACCTTGATAAGT ACATCAAGGTCCAGCGTTTGATCATGAATGCTGTCTGCGACGCCGACCTCACCAAGGTGACCAGCTGCATGGAGCACGCTCTGACTGCCGCCCACCCGCGCACCAGATACAGCGCCGGCTGGGATGCCAAGCTTATCTGGATCCCCCTCTCTTACATGCCTTCCTGTGTTGTTGATATTGGACTGAAGCTGGTGCTGCCTCGTCCTTCAAAGAGCGTGTAA